In one Pseudarthrobacter sp. NBSH8 genomic region, the following are encoded:
- a CDS encoding sortase domain-bontaining protein, protein MRTTDHGRRGGFLAPAAAGVLLLLALAGCAAGTSGTPDAGAMPSASASSSVPASPPSAPSPPTAPPAAAPAAAAQQLPVLGASAPVTLSIASIGVRTDLLHLGLRENGSLEVPQDTGSGAPASWYNGSPTPGERGPSVMLGHVNALGSNQGVFADLRKLTPGTEINVSRTDGSTAVFTVDRGALYSKNGFPTLEVYGNTPGAELRLITCDGYDPATGLFDDNYVIYAKLKA, encoded by the coding sequence GTGAGAACCACGGACCACGGCCGCCGCGGGGGCTTCCTGGCCCCCGCGGCGGCCGGGGTTCTGCTCCTGCTGGCCCTGGCCGGCTGCGCCGCCGGAACATCGGGAACTCCCGACGCCGGCGCCATGCCTTCGGCCTCTGCCTCGTCTTCGGTGCCGGCCAGCCCGCCGTCGGCCCCGTCCCCACCCACCGCGCCTCCAGCGGCTGCCCCGGCGGCGGCCGCCCAACAGCTTCCGGTGTTGGGTGCGTCAGCTCCGGTCACCCTGAGCATTGCCTCGATCGGGGTCCGGACCGACCTGCTCCACCTGGGCCTGCGGGAGAACGGCTCCCTGGAAGTCCCGCAGGACACCGGCAGCGGCGCACCAGCGAGCTGGTACAACGGCTCACCAACCCCCGGGGAACGCGGGCCCTCCGTGATGCTGGGCCACGTCAACGCGCTCGGCAGCAACCAGGGTGTTTTCGCGGACCTCCGCAAACTCACACCCGGTACCGAGATCAACGTCTCCCGAACCGACGGCAGCACAGCCGTGTTCACCGTTGACCGCGGAGCCCTCTACAGCAAAAACGGGTTCCCCACCCTCGAGGTCTACGGCAACACCCCAGGCGCCGAACTCCGCCTGATCACCTGCGACGGCTACGACCCCGCCACCGGGCTCTTCGACGACAACTACGTCATCTACGCCAAACTCAAAGCCTGA
- a CDS encoding glycosyltransferase 87 family protein translates to MNELTPRRARAGQAPGPAGNSSAGSGPRHAGATMAALALVALLAGSVWWTVTTDPSAEWVSPLGALAAWVFFLPAALMARRMPARHAAAVVLLGSLLLGTAAISAAPATSNDSARYAWDGIVQKEGISPYRYVPADEALRQLRPEWLFQDAGPDGTCHTNPFSSGTETTTSIPGGGTLCTAINRPSVPTVYPAVAELYFLAVRLIPGADVGFIAFQLVGLLLSLAVTVLLLTFLRRTGRPAHQAVWWAWSPLVAFEAINGAHVDTLCAALALAAALLLVGQRTLGSGMAFGAAVATKLIPAISAPALLYRQPVRFVAAAAATFAAAYVPYVLASGWTVLGYLPTYLKSEGYDGQDSPRFTLLKLVLPASWAMPAALVLLLGLAVYVWRTTNAARPWDGQVFMVGGTLLLVSPSYPWYALLLLPFVVLSRRYEFTAIAPVLAMMYFTGAEPYGQLVARLGLGAAVALIVVATVVRQRRSTG, encoded by the coding sequence GTGAATGAATTAACCCCCCGCCGCGCGCGGGCCGGCCAGGCGCCCGGGCCAGCGGGGAACAGCTCGGCGGGAAGCGGGCCGCGGCACGCTGGCGCCACCATGGCGGCGTTGGCTCTGGTGGCATTGTTGGCCGGCTCCGTCTGGTGGACCGTCACCACCGATCCGTCAGCGGAGTGGGTGTCCCCCCTTGGCGCGCTGGCGGCATGGGTATTCTTTCTCCCGGCCGCCCTGATGGCGCGCCGGATGCCCGCCCGGCATGCGGCCGCCGTCGTGCTGCTGGGCTCCTTACTGCTGGGCACCGCGGCAATTTCTGCAGCGCCTGCCACGAGCAATGACTCCGCCCGTTACGCCTGGGACGGCATCGTCCAGAAGGAGGGAATTAGCCCCTACCGATATGTGCCGGCCGATGAGGCGCTTCGGCAGCTGCGACCGGAATGGCTGTTCCAGGACGCCGGACCGGACGGAACCTGCCACACCAACCCCTTTTCGTCCGGTACGGAGACCACCACCAGCATTCCCGGCGGCGGCACCCTGTGCACGGCCATCAACCGGCCCTCCGTTCCCACTGTCTATCCGGCAGTGGCGGAGCTGTATTTCCTCGCCGTCCGGCTCATTCCCGGCGCAGACGTTGGGTTCATTGCCTTTCAGCTGGTCGGGCTGCTGCTGAGCCTGGCCGTGACGGTGCTGTTGCTGACGTTCCTGCGCCGCACAGGCCGTCCGGCACACCAGGCAGTGTGGTGGGCGTGGTCCCCGCTGGTGGCCTTCGAAGCCATCAACGGCGCCCACGTGGACACCCTCTGCGCGGCGTTGGCGCTGGCCGCTGCGCTGCTGCTGGTGGGCCAGCGCACGCTGGGTTCCGGGATGGCCTTCGGGGCGGCGGTGGCCACCAAGCTTATTCCCGCCATCAGCGCCCCGGCACTGCTCTACCGCCAGCCGGTCCGCTTCGTCGCTGCGGCAGCTGCCACTTTCGCCGCGGCGTACGTTCCGTATGTCCTCGCCAGCGGCTGGACGGTACTGGGCTATCTGCCCACCTACCTCAAATCGGAGGGGTACGACGGGCAGGACAGCCCGCGCTTCACACTGTTGAAGCTGGTGCTCCCGGCCAGCTGGGCGATGCCGGCGGCCCTGGTGCTGCTGCTGGGTTTGGCCGTGTATGTCTGGCGGACCACCAACGCCGCCCGGCCGTGGGACGGGCAGGTTTTCATGGTCGGCGGGACGCTGCTGCTCGTCTCGCCCAGCTACCCCTGGTACGCCTTGCTGCTCCTGCCGTTCGTGGTCCTCAGCCGGCGCTACGAGTTCACCGCCATCGCCCCCGTGCTGGCAATGATGTATTTTACGGGCGCCGAACCATACGGCCAGCTGGTGGCCCGGCTGGGACTGGGCGCCGCCGTCGCACTTATTGTGGTTGCCACAGTCGTGAGACAACGGCGTTCCACGGGCTGA
- a CDS encoding molybdopterin-dependent oxidoreductase: MDRLTTLLQQRMDAVNGRFSSRLRSKRLTVVLGRWLGMAFTVCFLTGLFSHLLQDPPGWMLFPTRPVWVYAATQGIHVTTGIASIPLLAAKLWSAFPELLRWPPLKSVVHALERASIALFVSASLVEVTIGLLNTFQWYPWPFSFKDVHYWLGWVIIGSLALHIAVKLPLIRAHWSRRSEASAIAGEAAEAAPERETVPAAMAPATRPGWSRRGFLAAMTAGTGVVVLTTAGQSFAWLAGLNLFAPRRMDAGPQGVPINRTAAQAGVEGAALAPDWVLTVASGSVHKTLTLSQLTALPQHSYGLPIACVEGWSQGAQWRGVRIRDLMALVGAPADAGLQISSLEQGGVYGRSFMPAAYSQDEKTLLALELNGAPLDLDHGYPARIIAPGRPGVLQTKWVHRVEVI, from the coding sequence ATGGACAGATTGACCACCCTCCTCCAGCAGCGGATGGATGCGGTGAACGGACGGTTTTCCTCCCGCTTGCGGAGCAAACGCCTGACGGTGGTGCTGGGCCGCTGGCTCGGCATGGCGTTCACGGTCTGCTTCTTGACCGGACTCTTCAGCCACCTCCTGCAGGATCCGCCCGGCTGGATGTTATTCCCGACCCGTCCAGTGTGGGTGTACGCTGCCACGCAGGGCATTCACGTCACCACCGGGATTGCTTCCATCCCGCTGCTGGCAGCCAAGCTTTGGTCCGCATTTCCAGAACTCTTGCGTTGGCCGCCGCTGAAATCCGTGGTGCACGCCCTCGAGCGGGCCTCGATTGCGCTCTTCGTGTCCGCCTCCCTGGTGGAAGTCACCATCGGATTGCTCAACACCTTCCAGTGGTATCCCTGGCCGTTTTCCTTCAAGGACGTCCACTACTGGCTGGGCTGGGTGATCATTGGGTCGCTGGCCTTGCACATCGCAGTCAAGCTGCCGCTCATCCGGGCGCACTGGAGCCGCCGGTCGGAGGCTTCCGCCATCGCGGGTGAGGCTGCTGAAGCAGCGCCGGAGCGCGAAACGGTTCCGGCTGCCATGGCGCCTGCCACCAGGCCCGGGTGGAGCCGCAGGGGGTTCCTGGCGGCAATGACCGCCGGCACCGGCGTCGTCGTTCTGACGACGGCGGGCCAGTCGTTCGCGTGGCTGGCGGGCCTGAACCTCTTCGCACCGCGCCGGATGGACGCGGGGCCGCAGGGGGTACCGATCAACCGGACAGCGGCCCAGGCCGGTGTCGAGGGCGCTGCGCTGGCCCCCGACTGGGTGCTGACCGTGGCCTCGGGATCGGTGCACAAGACGTTGACGCTGTCCCAGCTGACCGCCCTGCCCCAGCACAGCTACGGACTTCCCATCGCCTGCGTGGAGGGGTGGAGCCAGGGCGCCCAATGGCGCGGTGTCCGGATCCGGGACCTGATGGCCCTGGTGGGCGCGCCAGCGGATGCCGGTCTGCAGATTTCCAGTCTGGAGCAGGGCGGCGTCTACGGGCGCTCCTTCATGCCCGCCGCGTACAGCCAGGACGAGAAGACATTGCTAGCGCTCGAACTCAACGGCGCGCCGCTGGACCTTGACCACGGTTATCCGGCACGGATCATCGCTCCCGGCCGGCCGGGGGTACTGCAGACCAAATGGGTCCACAGGGTGGAGGTGATCTGA
- a CDS encoding class I SAM-dependent methyltransferase has protein sequence MSTQTASTNTGPWAGGGSAGGSIPVALFGQGGHEPYAGSLSLGLGHLTLRPESARPEPIGPVHFSMQGWSAPATACERELLRTLRGPVLDVGCGPGRMLAAAGELGLVAMGVDASAPAVRAATSRGAVAIHSSIFDPVPHEGGWASALLLDGNIGIGGNIRVLLERVAALLAPCGQALAEAEISDSLDVAYLAVLEDSAGRASAAFPWARAGAKALAAHAARAGLVSVATRTVQGRVFLTLERRV, from the coding sequence ATGAGCACCCAGACAGCCTCCACCAATACCGGCCCCTGGGCAGGCGGCGGATCTGCTGGCGGCAGCATCCCGGTCGCCTTATTTGGCCAAGGAGGACACGAGCCGTACGCAGGCAGCCTGTCCCTCGGCCTGGGGCACCTGACCCTCCGCCCGGAATCCGCCCGCCCGGAACCCATCGGGCCGGTCCACTTCAGCATGCAAGGCTGGTCCGCACCGGCCACCGCCTGCGAACGCGAGCTGCTGCGGACCCTTCGCGGACCGGTTCTTGATGTGGGCTGCGGCCCTGGCCGGATGCTTGCCGCTGCCGGTGAACTGGGCTTGGTGGCAATGGGCGTTGACGCGAGCGCTCCCGCGGTGCGGGCGGCCACCAGCCGTGGCGCAGTCGCGATTCATAGCTCCATCTTCGACCCGGTGCCGCACGAGGGCGGTTGGGCGTCGGCGCTGCTGCTGGATGGGAACATCGGCATCGGCGGGAACATACGGGTGCTGCTGGAGCGTGTTGCCGCACTGCTGGCGCCGTGCGGGCAGGCGTTGGCAGAGGCCGAAATCTCCGATTCCCTTGATGTGGCGTATCTGGCCGTGTTGGAGGATTCGGCCGGACGGGCCAGCGCTGCCTTTCCCTGGGCCCGCGCCGGTGCGAAAGCGCTGGCCGCCCATGCGGCCCGGGCGGGGCTGGTCTCCGTCGCCACCCGGACTGTTCAGGGCCGGGTCTTTTTGACGCTGGAACGTCGGGTGTAA
- a CDS encoding DUF2064 domain-containing protein: protein MTLTIAVIAKECIPGKAKTRLTPPLTPAQAAALAQTSLSQTLETVRSFPAARRLLVFEGTPHRRDAAGFDVVAQGGGRLDERLAVICSLVTGPLLILGMDTPQFSLAPLARLVADWSAPTPRHDAWIGPATDGGFWALGLHRPYGSLVRGVEMSTPQTGAHQLARLASAGLAVGLLPTLTDVDHFADALAVARACSGTPFARAVDRLALGLPTAKVPVPVPTGAATGGAAQR, encoded by the coding sequence GTGACCCTCACCATCGCGGTCATCGCCAAAGAATGCATCCCAGGCAAAGCCAAGACGCGCCTCACGCCACCGCTCACGCCTGCGCAGGCCGCAGCCCTGGCCCAAACCAGCCTCAGCCAGACGCTGGAGACGGTGCGGTCCTTCCCCGCGGCCAGGCGGTTGCTGGTGTTTGAGGGGACGCCGCACCGCAGGGACGCTGCGGGTTTTGACGTGGTTGCCCAGGGTGGCGGCCGGCTGGACGAACGGCTGGCGGTCATCTGTTCGTTGGTCACCGGCCCGCTGCTGATTCTGGGCATGGACACGCCCCAGTTTTCCCTTGCACCACTCGCAAGGCTGGTGGCGGACTGGTCCGCCCCGACGCCCCGCCACGACGCCTGGATCGGACCGGCAACGGACGGCGGCTTTTGGGCCCTGGGCCTGCACCGGCCCTACGGCAGCCTGGTCCGGGGCGTGGAAATGTCCACCCCGCAGACCGGGGCGCACCAGTTGGCCCGGCTGGCCAGCGCCGGCCTGGCGGTGGGGCTGTTGCCCACATTGACGGACGTGGACCACTTTGCCGATGCCCTGGCCGTCGCCCGCGCTTGTTCCGGCACACCGTTTGCCCGCGCGGTTGACCGCCTGGCCCTGGGGCTGCCGACGGCAAAGGTGCCCGTTCCGGTGCCGACCGGCGCAGCAACCGGCGGGGCGGCCCAGCGATGA
- a CDS encoding glycosyltransferase family 2 protein, translating to MEKRQSSSHDGTGTASAPCTADDDAGGAPAVLVDVVLPCLNELSALPHVLAALPPGYRAIVVDNGCTDGSGKLAASLGAAVVHEPRRGFGAAAHAGLVAATAEFVAFCDCDGSLDPAQLAPMLELVRAGRADLVLGARRPARGAWPVHARLANIVLSRRLRRLTGIPVTDLGPLRLARRTALLGLDLTDRRSGYPLEMFLKAHRDGWRVAEIPVAYAPRLGKSKVTGTVRGTLTALKDMRAQLAAASRWTPATGAGRPTAGGPPPEARGATP from the coding sequence GTGGAGAAAAGACAGAGCAGTTCGCACGATGGAACCGGCACGGCCAGCGCCCCCTGCACAGCGGACGACGACGCCGGCGGCGCACCCGCCGTGCTGGTGGATGTCGTGCTGCCCTGCCTCAACGAGCTTTCGGCCCTCCCCCACGTACTGGCGGCCCTGCCGCCCGGATACCGGGCAATAGTGGTGGACAACGGCTGTACCGATGGCTCCGGAAAGCTCGCCGCCAGTCTGGGGGCCGCCGTCGTTCATGAACCGCGGCGCGGCTTTGGTGCGGCAGCCCATGCTGGCCTGGTGGCTGCCACGGCGGAGTTTGTGGCCTTCTGCGATTGCGACGGTTCGCTGGATCCTGCACAACTGGCCCCGATGCTGGAGCTGGTGCGCGCCGGGCGTGCCGATCTGGTCCTGGGTGCCCGGCGGCCAGCCCGCGGCGCCTGGCCGGTCCATGCCCGGCTGGCCAACATCGTCCTGAGCAGGCGGCTGCGCCGGTTGACGGGAATCCCCGTCACGGACTTGGGCCCGCTTCGCCTTGCCCGGCGAACTGCGTTGCTCGGGCTGGACCTCACCGACCGGCGCAGCGGTTATCCGCTGGAGATGTTCCTCAAAGCCCACCGCGACGGCTGGCGCGTGGCCGAGATCCCGGTCGCTTATGCGCCGCGCCTGGGCAAGTCCAAGGTGACCGGCACGGTGCGTGGAACCCTGACAGCACTCAAGGACATGAGGGCGCAGCTGGCCGCCGCATCGCGGTGGACGCCAGCGACAGGCGCCGGTAGACCGACTGCGGGCGGACCCCCGCCCGAGGCCCGGGGAGCGACGCCGTGA
- a CDS encoding response regulator transcription factor — MNSVQPDADARDVGNRRILLVEDEATIAQVVHDYLVLAGFQVDMAGDGFSALHLARTHKPDLIILDRMLPGLDGAEVCRRIRLTQSMPIIMLTALGTEDDRILGLEMGADDYVTKPFSPRELVLRVKSVLRRSVKEFTPEPPVELAGFALNPASRIVRYRDTNLTLTAREFDLLAFFLRRPNQVFSRDVLIKAVWGWDFGDLSTVTVHVRRLREKIEANPTTPVLLKTVWGVGYRFDDGTEPASHD, encoded by the coding sequence GTGAATAGTGTCCAGCCCGACGCGGACGCCCGGGACGTTGGCAACCGGCGCATCCTGCTCGTTGAAGACGAGGCCACCATCGCCCAGGTGGTGCACGACTATTTGGTGCTGGCTGGTTTCCAGGTGGATATGGCAGGTGACGGATTCAGTGCCCTGCACCTGGCCCGGACGCACAAACCGGACCTGATCATCCTGGACCGTATGCTGCCTGGTTTGGACGGGGCGGAGGTATGCCGGCGGATCCGGCTCACCCAGTCCATGCCCATCATCATGCTCACCGCGCTGGGCACCGAGGACGACCGCATCCTGGGCCTGGAAATGGGCGCTGATGACTACGTCACCAAGCCCTTCTCGCCCCGAGAGCTGGTGCTCCGGGTGAAGTCCGTGCTGCGCCGCAGCGTCAAGGAATTCACCCCGGAACCGCCCGTGGAGCTGGCCGGCTTTGCCCTCAACCCGGCCTCGCGCATCGTCAGATACCGCGATACGAACCTCACACTGACAGCTAGGGAATTCGATCTTCTGGCGTTCTTTTTGCGCCGCCCCAACCAGGTCTTCAGCCGCGACGTACTCATCAAGGCCGTTTGGGGCTGGGACTTTGGCGATCTGTCAACGGTGACAGTGCACGTGCGCCGGCTGCGCGAAAAAATCGAGGCCAACCCCACCACGCCCGTGCTGCTGAAAACGGTGTGGGGCGTGGGGTACAGGTTCGACGACGGCACGGAG